The DNA region GCTAACCACATCTCTCACCCCGACCGGTAGTTGAGCAAGACTCCCTAAACGTACCAGAAGCAAAACATACTCTAGATGACTAAATCCGTGTGTTCGATGTATCTTCGGATTCGCATGGATGTTCACAAATCGATAAAACCGAAGGCCATCCAATTCATATGCCATTTTATCTATGAGAATTCTTCTTGTCCGATGACACTGGAATCGGCCTGCGACTCGATCGTCCATTAGATTAGGACGATGGAATCCATGCCAAAATCCTTGCCTGCCAGAGACCATAAGAAACGCACTACGTGTTGAAAGATTGCAGAAATCTTGGTTTGCAGACCTTTCGTGGAGAACAACTGCATGAAACATACTATATGCAGTAGTCCAGTAGCACTATTTTTGGCTCTAGCACGCTCGAAACATAACTACGGATAGCCGCAGAAGACAACTGACAATTTACATGTATGGATAGCTACCTGTCCTGTGTCCTGACTAGGGGTCTGGCCGGCCTCGGACAGAAGATTAGACTAACGCCATGCCCGGCCAGGAAAGAGAGAGAGTGCATGGAATTGGCTCTGTTTCAAAGAGAAACCCGGTGCTTCACTATGCAGGTTGCAAACCACTTTCAAGGAAAACGAACATACTCCGAGCAGAGTATTTTTTATCTGGGTGTAGATAGCGAGGTTAGTATGGCCTTAAGCAAGGATCGGAGGAGTGTATTATGTGACCCTATTAGATATCTCTGCTATCTGTACTGAGATTCAGCAATTAATTAACTAGCTAGGACGTCCATAATCCAATAATCCAGGCATGTGCCTGCTTGATTATTCACAACATGCATGTTTGAATCGCTCGGCTCTGAAACTTAATTGGTCATATATATGACCTTACTTATCTATCCATCAAGCTGAAAAGTATGCACCAACAAATTGCAGAAATTAAAGGCAACTTTAATATGAACTTatttttttctgaaaacagGAACTTTAATTAACATGACATAATTTCAAAGTGACTAGCTCGATCTTACTACAGCACGATAATTCATACTGCTACGAGTCTATGACGACCACGCACGCGTTGGCGCGTTGCCAGTACACTTGACTGATGATACACTCGGCCACGTACTAGCTCGATCAGGCATCGGACCACGTGACGGGGACCCTGCCGACGTCGGTGTCGAGCCCGAGCGCCTTCCACACGGCCGCCGACGAGTCGACGATGTTCTCGCCGCAGCCGCGCGAGGAGTCGCACTCGTCCACGACCTTGGCCACCACGGACCGCCCGCCGCGGCTCGTGATGCGGATCATCCGGTTGCACCGCCGCGTGCCGTCCAGCCGGAGCCACCCGCTGGACAGCGCCACGATCCTTTCGCCGTTGCTGTGGAAGTGCCCGTCGCACTCcgacgccccgccgccgctgcccccgcgcTCGAACCCGTTCACCGTCATCACGGCCGGGGTGTGCGCCGACACGGCCGGCGAGTGCCGGGCGCGGACCAGCTGCAGCAGGGCGAGGACGGCGACGGCCAGCAGTAGCGCGGCGAGAGGCTTGGCGTTCGCCATTGCTGTTTGCAGCTTGCGCGTGCAGTTTCTTGCTCTTTTGCCTCTCGCAGTTTCTTGCCAGGCTCTGTGCGTCTCGCGGTGTTTATATAGCGCGATGGCTGCAGGCTATAACAAGGGGAAGAGACCCTAGTTGTTATAGGATCTGCGGTTTTTTGGCATAGATTCGCCGGCAATGCTGGTGCATGGTAAATCCAGGGCGAAGAACAAGTCGTTGATGGGGGCTGGAATAATTCCAGTTTACATGTGGGCGGTATCAGGTAGCTAGCTCGAAAAAATCACACTCCAAACACAGGAACAGCCATGACATCCATGGAGAGGGACGATCAGCCGTACGCACGCACGGAAGCTAACTGCACATGTCTGAAAACCCGATCGAAACATTTTCCTGAAAATATTGCTCGTAAGAAACATGGTCCCGTAAGACTATAATTATGATTTTGACGATTGTGTGACAATATAGTCAATGGAACTAACAAGTAAGCTCAAGTTTTGTAGGATTTCCAGATCCCATAGATGAAATCCAATCTATAGTTAAAGTGTCCAAATCGCTGTCAAGATGTCCAAATAGCAGCTGTGATATTTTGGACAAGGTGCAGAAGAAAAGGACGACAGTTTAAACCGACGGTCTGGAAAATGAACTTACCGGTGCATTGGAGAATTGCTACTGTGATCAAGTCAATAGCACCGGTTCAACCCACGGTATGGGTCGGTATATCTGTCAGCTACAATGATAATCAAGTGAAGAAATACAGAGGCACTGGTTGAACCGACGGTACCGTCATAGTCGTCGGTGCATTCGTAGTTTATTGATACAGTACCGAATTTGGAGTTGCTGCGTTCTGTCTCAGAGAATTCCTTCAGGACCAGTTGAACTGAGGATGCTTCGTGCAATGACGCACAGTTGAATTGACGGTGCGTCGTGCAATGACGCAAGCAAGCTCAAGCGTGGCAGAGAGATGTTTAACGGCTAGCATGCAGATTCAGAGTGACCAGTTAAACCGATGGCTATGACCGGTTTAACCGGCGCTTTAGGCTTTTTGGCAGAAAATTATGCAACGGCTAGgagtggatctctagcctatataaggcaGCACCCTGGGCCATTTGAGGCTGCTGGAGTTCGTGAGAAACTACAGAAACTCTGCTGAAGTTCTCCAAACCAATCAAAAAGCTCATTGATCGAATCCTTAGGTTTAGCACAAGTTTTGTGAGGTGTAGTTCTAGGCTAGGTTTAGAGAGAGTGTGAGAGTAAGGTATTATTGATCTTGtgatggttcttgagtgaacctcaAGCTTGTACCTCAGTATGCCGATCTCTTGGAGTCTTTGTGGCActccggcttggtgtggagctACGACGCCGGCTTTGTGCGGGGGACGAGGAGACCCCTCCTTCGTGGGAAGCTCTGTAGCGAAGGCGGCATCAAGGTGACCGAGGGACTTGGCGTGAGCCTTAGTGGCCAAACCTTTGTGGCAAGTCAAGAGGCATTCAGGAACAGACTCGGTGACTAGAAAGCAATACTTTTTGTGATtgcttcaacaacgtggactatGGGTGATTTAGTGCATATCGGTACCACGGAATAAATCCTCGCGTTAAGAGTTTGCTTTCTCTCATTCCCTCCTTTACATTACCGCATTTCGTACTTGCAACTTGTGTGCCTTTACTTTCTTAGTTGTTAGgattggctataggttgcaaaTTTTATTTGGGATGAGAGTTTCATACTAGAGGAACCATAGTTGCATATCTAAATAGTATGTTCTAATTTATATTTTGTGCAAACTAGTTTGAGCcatatgttaagatttttaATTTGCCTCCTCTTAAGCTACGAGCACCGATTTCTTTCATTGCTTAAATGAGATTTTCTTAATCTCTTTTTTTTCCAGAATCCATTCATGAGacggatatatatatatactagggGTAAAGTAGTCCACGCATCTTCTTCCTAGTTATTCCTACATGAGTGAATCTTAGTAACCCAAATATTTCAATTCAGTTTCTGTCTCAAACAAAAATTCTAAACACTCTCTTAATCTCAAACCTCGTCTAAGAAAGTTCAATGATAAAAAGACGAGTTATATCACGGCACGTGTTCAACGAGTAAGAGTGAATTTGACAAGGATCCGGTACATGTACAACCTTTTGAATGAAGTATCAGGAACTAATTAAGGGAATAGCTAGCTTACTAGCTATGCTAGGCTGACATGAGCTGCTCATGTGCCTGTGAGGAATTTGGTGACATGATCGTATTCCTCATACCGGTATTATATTGGGCATGTGTTTTTGATGAAATACCGGTATTACCCAATCCAAACACCCAATCAACATACTAGTATAAGTTAGCTAGCTGTTGATACTGAAGAAGCAAGGTAAGGTCAATATTGCCTGCAGTTTCAGCAGTGAGAATTCTAAATATCTAGAATCATGTAGTGGCTAAGCTATCAAGTACTAGTTCTTGTAGTTCTAAATGTAATTATATATTTGCCCCCCTTTggacttcttttttttttggtcaATGATACCCTTTAATTTTGTGGAGAACTTCTATGCATATGATGCGATAAAATATTTCTACTGTAATGCCTTCTCATTGTCACCTTGTGCAATCAGTTCTCATCTATAAGCCACCACATACTTATGCAATTGATACCTTGACAAATATTCTGCACTATGTTCCTTAGTTTCTTCAGACACGGTACAATGCTAACCTTGATTTGAACCACCTGTGGTTGCACTAATATTCTCAAATATgaatttttctgattttttacTCATTTTTTGTGAACTACTAATTTCTACTCATACAATAGCACTAGTTTTCGGAACTGTGCAGGGCCACATAACAAAGCTTACTTATAGGAAGCGTTTTCAGCAATAAAATATTGCTTATCGCCCTATCATGGTCTTGGTTCAGTAACGCTGTATATGTTGGCAGACTAGATTAATTTCAGGAA from Panicum hallii strain FIL2 chromosome 9, PHallii_v3.1, whole genome shotgun sequence includes:
- the LOC112877585 gene encoding putative ripening-related protein 6: MANAKPLAALLLAVAVLALLQLVRARHSPAVSAHTPAVMTVNGFERGGSGGGASECDGHFHSNGERIVALSSGWLRLDGTRRCNRMIRITSRGGRSVVAKVVDECDSSRGCGENIVDSSAAVWKALGLDTDVGRVPVTWSDA